DNA sequence from the Jannaschia sp. W003 genome:
GGTCGCGCGCGGGCATCTTCGATCCGCCCGCGAGGCCGCCGCTCGCGAGGACCTCGCCGCATTGGAAGATCTCGCTGCCGGGGCCTTGAGCGAGGAGAGCGGTTCTGCGCGGTGAGACACCCGGATGGTCCCGCACTGCACCGCGCGCCGGAACCCGGATGATCCTGTCGGAAGAACCTGACGACCGCTCGATCAACCCAACATCTTCCGCCCACAACGTATAGGCATTGCAACGTCCTCACTGGATATACTTGCCGCATTTCTATCGAGGGATCGCAGTGCCTCGGCCGGTGCGCCATGCTTAGACATGAGCGTCTCGATCACACTGCTCTCACTCTGAAAGGAACTGTTGCGTTAGCCGGCTGTGCGCAGATGCAGTTCCATGGTCTGCGCGTCAGGCGGCTTGACCGAACAGATCCCCGGACAAAGTGGATCTCTCCGCGAACACCCAGTGCCTTGTTCGAGATGTGGCCGTTCTTGATGGTCCGGGTCGTCTCGATCGTCGCAAGCGTCGCCTTGGCGGATCGCAGCGAGCGGAAAGACCGCCGTGTTCCGAGCAGGCGCTTCGGCGCCGCATGATCGCTCTCGATCCGGTTGTCTCGCCACTTCCGGTCGATATGCAGGATGCTGCCTATGTGGGGATCGAATTGGCGGTTCAGGTCTTGGATGGTCTTTCGGTATCCGGGGGCCTTGTCCGGGCAGATGGAGACCGGCCGGTGGAGGCGGGCCCCCTGGACGGCCTGCTTCAGGGAGGCCTTGGCGGCTTTCGCATCCCGTCTGGTCGTCAGCCGGAAATCGATGAACCGGCCGTTCTGGTTCACTGCCCGCCAGAGATATCGCCAGTGCCCGCCGACACGGACATAGGTTTCGTCCGCGTGCCAGTTCAGGCCCCGCCAGCCGCGGTGGGCATACGCACGTCTGGCAATCTCGGGACCGAACGTCTGCACCCACCGGAAGACCGTGGCCCGATCCACGATGATCCCGCGCTCCGCCAGCAGATCGGCGACATCCTGGTTCGAGAGCGGACACCGGCAGCGCCAGCGCACGGCAGGCAGGATCACCTCACGCGGAAGCCGATGTCCCTCGAACGGATCACGGCGCATGGCGTGCCCCGTCTA
Encoded proteins:
- a CDS encoding IS6 family transposase is translated as MRRDPFEGHRLPREVILPAVRWRCRCPLSNQDVADLLAERGIIVDRATVFRWVQTFGPEIARRAYAHRGWRGLNWHADETYVRVGGHWRYLWRAVNQNGRFIDFRLTTRRDAKAAKASLKQAVQGARLHRPVSICPDKAPGYRKTIQDLNRQFDPHIGSILHIDRKWRDNRIESDHAAPKRLLGTRRSFRSLRSAKATLATIETTRTIKNGHISNKALGVRGEIHFVRGSVRSSRLTRRPWNCICAQPANATVPFRVRAV